One window of Trichoderma breve strain T069 chromosome 3, whole genome shotgun sequence genomic DNA carries:
- a CDS encoding fungal specific transcription factor domain-containing protein has translation MHLVSSQISGVPQPLGRGEEVAQVGPGLDLFEYQFLFFGDLADSNKAVPITGVHFTTLPSQELSNRLLERYLSTYWHLLPIVTKEIFRQRLAQIYATPGVCAFDSLDSMFRMERSKPHSGFMHVGNAARKAIAAGLHRGVNIRGKPEDASQRRLAFWCTYVWEVWVCFILGRQTSMSELGLDIPVPTDDKIMAALVKLMKIVSHCADRIYNQTYESLVHMWDVVNEIRGELREFANEQRKEIGLEPDRVSCTGELGFCLTIISAMYHHAHLLLFRPFLILKAKLDLIPPTIRTPTLNKLDRLAWLNGACENCLDTAQKCIRLITKSCELDEICRRTVYMAFFLEGACFVLGFDMLSNNSRRTIHLPYMQNAVDCLSTMIPKQDKALPQVPILVKGIQHIIDSSMISDVQSIEGSSQVGSLCNSSPSMVTSANTEVNMEDSGPPPFLSQQHTNSMPDLTTYDVLNNRVSSTLTDIEYGWQNMSVEMLWPEFPHQLLLNMQHAGRTIPSHDPAFDKPI, from the exons ATGCATCTGGTGTCCAGCCAAATATCCGGCGTTCCGCAACCGCTTGGGCGAGGTGAGGAAGTAGCACAAGTTGGCCCTGGACTGGATCTATTCGAGTACCAATTCCTATTTTTTGGCGATTTGGCAGACTCCAATAAAGCTGTACCCATTACAGGGGTTCATTTCACCACTCTCCCATCGCAAGAACTATCGAATCGGCTTCTTGAGCGGTATCTTTCAACATATTGGCATCTGTTGCCCATCGTTACCAAAGAGATTTTTCGGCAGCGTCTCGCACAGATATACGCTACGCCCGGAGTATGCGCATTTGACTCATTAGATAGCATG TTCCGAATGGAGAGATCAAAACCTCATTCTGGGTTTATGCATGTTGGAAATGCGGCTAGAAAAGCTATTGCGGCCGGCCTTCACAGAGGAGTTAATATCCGGGGCAAGCCCGAAGATGCTTCACAGCGCCGACTTGCGTTTTGGTGTACATATGTATGGGAAGT ATGGGTTTGCTTTATTCTTGGGCGCCAGACGTCTATGTCCGAGCTCGGCTTGGATATACCTGTCCCCACAGATGACAAGATAATGGCGGCCTTGGTGAAGCTAATGAAGATTGTATCGCATTGTGCTGATCGCATCTACAATCAGACTTACGAGTCTCTAGTGCATATGTGGGATGTGGTGAATGAGATTCGTGGCGAGCTTCGTGAATTTGCCAATGAGCAGCGGAAGGAAATTGGGCTTGAACCTGACAGGGTGTCTTGCACTGGAGAGTTGGGATTCTGCTTGACTATAATATCTGCAA TGTATCATCATGCTCATCTACTACTATTTCGGCCTTTCCTTATACTGAAGGCAAAGCTGGATCTCATACCGCCCACAATAAGAACTCCAACGTTAAATAAGCTTGATAGGCTCGCTTGGCTGAATGGGGCATGTGAGAACTGCTTAGACACCGCTCAAAAATGCATACGGTTAATTACCAAGTCTTGCGAATTAGATGAGATCTGCAGA AGAACAGTATATATGGCATTCTTTCTCGAAGGAGCGTGCTTTGTCCTCGGCTTTGACATGCTCAGCAATAATTCGCGGCGCACAATCCATCTTCCGTATATGCAAAACGCCGTCGATTGCCTTTCAACCATGATTCCGAAACAGGACAAAGCCCTCCCACAAGTCCCGATCCTTGTGAAAGGGATACAACACATAATCGACTCATCCATGATTTCAGACGTCCAAAGCATCGAAGGAAGCTCACAAGTTGGATCCTTGTGCAACAGTAGTCCATCCATGGTAACTTCTGCTAATACAGAGGTCAATATGGAAGATTCTGGACCTCCaccctttctttctcaacaGCATACGAATAGCATGCCCGATTTAACAACATACGATGTCTTAAATAACCGCGTATCCTCTACCCTTACCGACATTGAATACGGCTGGCAAAATATGAGTGTCGAAATGCTGTGGCCGGAATTTCCGCACCAATTACTTCTCAACATGCAGCACGCTGGAAGAACCATTCCAAGTCATGACCCAGCCTTTGACAAACCGATATAA